In one window of Juglans regia cultivar Chandler chromosome 3, Walnut 2.0, whole genome shotgun sequence DNA:
- the LOC109020472 gene encoding uracil phosphoribosyltransferase isoform X1 — MASCGNNFTLRCPSGAPCFASTCRPQNPRAPLHDINLILSSSSSSNLKLVTISYSSARRRSFVTVRADMATEEKSISQDRMLVFVPPHPLIKHWVSVLRNEQTPSPVFRNAMAELGRLLMYEASRDWLPTVNGEIQSPMGVASVEFIDPREPVAVVPILRAGLALAEHASAILPATKTYHLGISRDEETLQPSIYLNKLPDKFPEGSRVFVVDPMLATGGTIVAALNLLKERGIDNNQIKVISAVAAPPALQKLSENFPGLHVYTGIIDPTVNDKGFIIPGLGDAGDRSFGT; from the exons ATGGCTTCGTGCGGCAATAATTTTACGCTCCGGTGCCCGTCCGGTGCGCCGTGTTTTGCGTCCACTTGTCGCCCCCAAAACCCTCGCGCTCCTCTCCACGATATTAACCtaattctctcttcttcttcttcttccaatctTAAACTGGTAACG ATCTCTTACTCCAGTGCCCGGCGCCGTAGCTTTGTTACTGTGAGGGCTGACATGGCTACCGAGGAGAAATCCATCTCACAGGACCGAATGCTG GTCTTCGTGCCTCCCCACCCATTGATAAAGCATTGGGTTTCAGTTCTAAGGAATGAACAAACTCCTTCTCCCGTATTTA GGAATGCAATGGCTGAGTTGGGGAGGCTACTTATGTATGAAGCTTCAAGGGATTGGTTG CCTACTGTCAATGGGGAGATACAGTCACCAATGGGTGTTGCTTCAGTTGAGTTTATAGATCCAAGGGAGCCAGTGGCG GTAGTACCAATCCTAAGAGCTGGTCTAGCTCTTGCAGAACATGCATCTGCAATCTTGCCAGCAACAAAAACATACCATCTGG GGATAAGCAGAGATGAGGAGACACTTCAACCCTCAATATATCTGAACAA GCTACCTGACAAATTTCCTGAAGGGTCTCGGGTATTTGTAGTTGATCCCATGCTGGCAACAG GTGGCACGATAGTGGCAGCCCTCAACCTCTTAAAGGAACGGGGGATTGATAACAATCAAATTAAAGTG ATATCTGCTGTGGCGGCCCCTCCAGCTCTTCAAAAGCTCAGTGAGAATTTCCCTGG GCTTCATGTATACACTGGAATAATTGATCCCACAGTCAATGACAAAGG GTTCATAATTCCTGGACTCGGGGATGCTGGAGACCGAAGCTTTGGTACATGA
- the LOC109020472 gene encoding uracil phosphoribosyltransferase isoform X2 yields MASCGNNFTLRCPSGAPCFASTCRPQNPRAPLHDINLILSSSSSSNLKLISYSSARRRSFVTVRADMATEEKSISQDRMLVFVPPHPLIKHWVSVLRNEQTPSPVFRNAMAELGRLLMYEASRDWLPTVNGEIQSPMGVASVEFIDPREPVAVVPILRAGLALAEHASAILPATKTYHLGISRDEETLQPSIYLNKLPDKFPEGSRVFVVDPMLATGGTIVAALNLLKERGIDNNQIKVISAVAAPPALQKLSENFPGLHVYTGIIDPTVNDKGFIIPGLGDAGDRSFGT; encoded by the exons ATGGCTTCGTGCGGCAATAATTTTACGCTCCGGTGCCCGTCCGGTGCGCCGTGTTTTGCGTCCACTTGTCGCCCCCAAAACCCTCGCGCTCCTCTCCACGATATTAACCtaattctctcttcttcttcttcttccaatctTAAACTG ATCTCTTACTCCAGTGCCCGGCGCCGTAGCTTTGTTACTGTGAGGGCTGACATGGCTACCGAGGAGAAATCCATCTCACAGGACCGAATGCTG GTCTTCGTGCCTCCCCACCCATTGATAAAGCATTGGGTTTCAGTTCTAAGGAATGAACAAACTCCTTCTCCCGTATTTA GGAATGCAATGGCTGAGTTGGGGAGGCTACTTATGTATGAAGCTTCAAGGGATTGGTTG CCTACTGTCAATGGGGAGATACAGTCACCAATGGGTGTTGCTTCAGTTGAGTTTATAGATCCAAGGGAGCCAGTGGCG GTAGTACCAATCCTAAGAGCTGGTCTAGCTCTTGCAGAACATGCATCTGCAATCTTGCCAGCAACAAAAACATACCATCTGG GGATAAGCAGAGATGAGGAGACACTTCAACCCTCAATATATCTGAACAA GCTACCTGACAAATTTCCTGAAGGGTCTCGGGTATTTGTAGTTGATCCCATGCTGGCAACAG GTGGCACGATAGTGGCAGCCCTCAACCTCTTAAAGGAACGGGGGATTGATAACAATCAAATTAAAGTG ATATCTGCTGTGGCGGCCCCTCCAGCTCTTCAAAAGCTCAGTGAGAATTTCCCTGG GCTTCATGTATACACTGGAATAATTGATCCCACAGTCAATGACAAAGG GTTCATAATTCCTGGACTCGGGGATGCTGGAGACCGAAGCTTTGGTACATGA
- the LOC108979911 gene encoding patatin-like protein 2, which yields MATTNVALQPSTFGKLITVLSIDGGGIRGVIPGTILSFLESELQKLDGEDARIADYFDVIAGTSTGGLVTAMLTSPNEKNRPLFAAKDVKDFYLNQCPKIFPQNSCPWFPHITKIMKALSGPKYDGKYLHSLVKEKLGSTRLHQTLTNIVIPTFDIKRLQPTVFSSYEVKRNPSSDALLSDICIATSAAPTYLPAHYFQTKDPAGKVRDFNLVDGGVAANNPALLAIGEVIKEVTKGNTDFLPMQPMDYGKFLVISLGTGSSKVENKFNAHEAAKWGILSWLTNGGSTPIVDIFTQASADMVDLHLSVVFKALQSEQSYLRIQDDKLTGDISSVDIATKKNLDDLVKVGEELLKEPVSRVNLETGLFERSGHETNEEALRRFAKILSQERQLRHAKSPNGHAANSK from the exons ATGGCAACAACAAATGTAGCCTTGCAGCCTTCAACTTTTGGAAAACTGATCACCGTTCTCAGCATTGATGGTGGTGGAATTAGAGGAGTTATCCCAGGAACTATCCTTAGCTTTTTAGAATCTGAGCTGCAG AAACTGGACGGTGAAGATGCAAGAATCGCAGATTACTTTGATGTGATTGCAGGAACAAGCACAGGCGGTCTTGTGACTGCCATGCTGACAAGCCCAAATGAAAAGAACCGACCCTTGTTTGCCGCCAAGGATGTTAAGGATTTCTACCTAAATCAATGCCCTAAAATATTCCCACAAAACAG TTGTCCATGGTTTCCTCATATTACAAAGATAATGAAAGCTTTATCCGGACCAAAATACGATGGCAAGTATCTACACAGCCTTGTCAAGGAAAAACTTGGAAGCACAAGGTTGCACCAGACATTGACCAATATTGTCATCCCAACATTTGACATCAAGAGGCTCCAGCCAACTGTCTTCTCCAGCTACGAG GTGAAGAGAAACCCAAGCTCAGATGCCTTACTCTCGGACATATGCATCGCAACCTCAGCAGCACCAACTTATCTTCCCGCTCATTACTTTCAAACCAAAGACCCCGCAGGAAAAGTTCGAGACTTTAACCTAGTAGACGGTGGCGTTGCTGCAAATAATccg gcTTTGCTTGCCATCGGTGAAGTAATAAAGGAGGTCACTAAAGGAAATACAGACTTCCTTCCCATGCAACCGATGGACTACGGAAAGTTTCTGGTAATATCATTAGGAACTGGATCTtcaaaagttgaaaataaatttaatgcgCATGAGGCAGCTAAGTGGGGCATTTTGAGCTGGCTAACCAATGGTGGTTCCACACCTATTGTCGATATATTTACACAAGCAAGTGCGGATATGGTCGACTTGCACCTTTCTGTTGTTTTCAAAGCCCTTCAGTCAGAGCAAAGCTATCTACGGATTcag GACGACAAGTTGACTGGGGATATCTCTTCTGTGGACATAGCCACAAAGAAGAATTTGGATGATCTTGTGAAAGTTGGTGAAGAATTGCTAAAAGAGCCAGTTTCTAGGGTGAATTTGGAAACTGGACTTTTCGAGCGTTCTGGCCATGAAACTAATGAAGAAGCTCTCAGAAG GTTTGCGAAAATACTATCCCAAGAGAGGCAGCTTCGCCATGCTAAGTCCCCCAATGGACACGCCGCAAATTCCAAATGA